A single region of the Lacipirellulaceae bacterium genome encodes:
- a CDS encoding HD domain-containing protein — MLTKLSELENNEEGDFFALLSAKEPLTTKDGKPYHRVAFRDAEREVSFPVWNDVPLAEQCRDEWEVGEFYKLRAKLRETSFGPQLEIRKIRPVTEADKEEGFDPSMCLPRSRIDPEELFDSLVEIVEEKVGDEPLAELTLAILNENRETLLRLPAATRNHHAYAGGFLEHVLSVTKTCVHLAEKYAKMFPDLLPPLDTDLVIVGGVLHDIGKLRELKATPIGAEYTPEGTLIGHMLQGRDILREAAETQAEEGETVDAEKLLRLEHIIVAHQRLPEWGAPKPPMTPEALLVHYADDTDAKIQMMISVLEEDTTSGPFTSNRNLLRQSIYRGEQLEND, encoded by the coding sequence ATGCTTACGAAACTTTCCGAACTCGAAAACAACGAAGAAGGCGACTTCTTTGCCCTGCTCTCTGCGAAGGAGCCGCTCACGACGAAGGATGGCAAACCTTACCACCGCGTCGCATTCCGAGATGCGGAACGGGAAGTGAGCTTTCCTGTCTGGAATGACGTTCCTCTGGCTGAGCAGTGTCGTGATGAGTGGGAGGTGGGCGAGTTCTACAAGCTTCGGGCGAAACTTCGTGAAACAAGTTTTGGGCCACAGCTCGAGATTCGTAAGATTCGACCCGTGACGGAAGCCGACAAGGAGGAAGGCTTCGATCCTTCGATGTGCTTGCCCCGTTCGCGCATTGATCCGGAAGAACTGTTCGATTCGCTCGTGGAGATTGTCGAGGAGAAGGTCGGTGATGAACCGCTCGCCGAATTGACCCTCGCAATTCTTAACGAGAACCGCGAAACACTCCTGCGTCTACCAGCCGCCACACGCAATCACCACGCCTATGCCGGCGGGTTTCTTGAGCATGTGCTGAGCGTCACCAAGACCTGTGTTCATCTGGCGGAAAAGTACGCGAAGATGTTTCCTGACTTACTTCCGCCGTTGGATACCGACTTGGTGATTGTCGGCGGCGTGTTGCACGACATCGGTAAACTACGCGAGCTAAAAGCCACGCCGATTGGCGCTGAATACACGCCTGAGGGCACACTTATCGGACACATGCTGCAAGGGCGAGACATTCTGCGTGAAGCAGCCGAAACTCAAGCCGAAGAGGGCGAAACCGTCGATGCCGAGAAGCTACTGCGACTGGAACACATCATCGTCGCCCACCAACGCCTCCCCGAGTGGGGCGCACCCAAGCCGCCGATGACTCCTGAAGCATTACTGGTTCACTACGCCGACGATACCGACGCGAAAATCCAAATGATGATCAGCGTGCTAGAAGAAGACACCACCAGCGGGCCTTTTACAAGTAATCGGAATCTCCTGCGGCAAAGCATCTATCGAGGTGAGCAACTAGAGAATGACTAG
- a CDS encoding YcxB family protein, which yields MSHLAKTIEFRRSDKDHRAISLWMAGRYDLSDLLKSIAISWIAVIAIYWLLESLWGPDPFLYISLLPPAMQPFFYWFRRARIIELKLQNEDSGLYRISLDDQGFNVLTDDWEEFYPWSTLQEVDHDDDQVFLLGGKHITTIPSHAFESRDAFNSFIKEVSSYCTPSNNTSPNSPSRNQTP from the coding sequence ATGTCACACCTAGCGAAGACCATCGAGTTTCGACGATCCGATAAGGACCACAGGGCGATCAGCCTGTGGATGGCCGGTCGTTACGACCTGTCTGATCTTCTCAAAAGCATCGCTATTAGTTGGATAGCTGTCATCGCCATCTACTGGCTCCTGGAGTCCCTGTGGGGGCCCGATCCTTTCCTGTACATTAGCCTCTTACCGCCTGCCATGCAGCCGTTTTTCTACTGGTTTCGCCGTGCACGGATTATCGAGCTAAAACTCCAAAACGAGGACAGCGGGTTGTATCGGATTTCACTCGACGATCAGGGGTTCAACGTCTTGACGGATGATTGGGAGGAATTCTATCCGTGGTCTACACTACAAGAGGTTGACCATGACGACGATCAGGTCTTTCTCTTGGGAGGAAAACACATCACAACGATACCATCTCACGCTTTTGAGAGCCGAGATGCGTTCAATAGTTTTATCAAGGAAGTTTCGAGTTACTGCACTCCCTCAAACAACACTTCACCAAATTCTCCTTCGAGAAATCAGACCCCGTGA
- a CDS encoding 1-acyl-sn-glycerol-3-phosphate acyltransferase, which produces MQRVVIDEPYEFVPPVTAEWWPTLIQYYLTRHLRKAYGIHEVEVRDAEKLRESVKAGHGIIIAPNHCRMSDPLTMGMLSREIDRHLYSMASWHLFKQSWLAQFVMRRMGGFSVYREGVDRQAIDQAVEVLLEGRRPLVIFPEGAISRHNDQLMPLIGGVSFIARTAAKRREKANKEGGVVIHPIGIRYFFQGKLEEAVLPVLDEIEGHFSWYNQGHKSIVQRIRQIGQALLSLKEIEYFGWARTGDFYERMDNLIADVLSKLEERWNVKDPEDSVVSRVKALRSAILPDLIKNSLNEEERQDRWRQLAACYYVQQMSHYPRNYVRMSQKNIKEHILETVERFEEDFTDKVRIHGPLKVVLQVGDAIPVSSKRERGTEGDPVMENIREQLQTMVTKLSEEADRV; this is translated from the coding sequence ATGCAGCGAGTCGTCATCGACGAACCTTATGAATTTGTCCCACCGGTCACGGCCGAGTGGTGGCCGACCCTCATTCAGTACTACTTAACGCGGCATCTTCGGAAGGCGTACGGTATTCACGAAGTCGAGGTCCGCGATGCGGAGAAGCTTCGCGAATCGGTCAAGGCGGGCCACGGAATCATCATCGCCCCCAACCATTGCCGCATGTCCGACCCGCTGACGATGGGCATGCTCTCTCGTGAGATCGACCGTCATCTCTACTCGATGGCATCCTGGCATCTGTTTAAGCAAAGCTGGCTCGCCCAATTCGTCATGCGACGCATGGGCGGCTTCAGCGTCTACCGGGAAGGGGTCGACCGTCAAGCCATCGACCAAGCGGTGGAAGTCCTGCTGGAAGGCCGTCGTCCGTTGGTGATTTTTCCTGAAGGGGCAATCTCGCGTCATAACGATCAACTGATGCCACTGATCGGCGGCGTCTCTTTCATCGCTCGCACTGCCGCCAAGCGACGGGAGAAAGCCAACAAGGAAGGCGGCGTCGTGATTCACCCGATTGGTATTCGCTACTTCTTCCAAGGAAAATTGGAAGAAGCCGTTTTGCCGGTCCTCGATGAAATCGAGGGCCACTTCTCCTGGTACAACCAGGGACACAAGTCAATCGTCCAGCGAATTCGCCAGATTGGGCAAGCGTTACTTTCGCTCAAAGAGATCGAGTACTTCGGCTGGGCTCGTACCGGCGACTTTTACGAACGGATGGACAACCTGATCGCCGATGTCCTCTCAAAGCTAGAAGAACGATGGAACGTCAAGGACCCGGAAGACAGCGTCGTCTCCCGCGTGAAGGCTCTCCGCTCGGCAATCCTCCCGGACCTGATCAAGAACAGCCTTAACGAGGAAGAACGCCAAGATCGCTGGCGCCAGTTGGCCGCGTGCTATTACGTGCAACAAATGTCGCACTATCCGCGAAACTACGTTCGCATGAGCCAAAAAAACATCAAGGAACACATCCTGGAGACCGTTGAACGCTTCGAGGAAGATTTTACCGACAAGGTCCGCATCCACGGCCCACTGAAAGTCGTCCTCCAAGTCGGCGACGCGATCCCCGTGAGCAGCAAAAGAGAACGCGGCACCGAGGGCGACCCCGTGATGGAAAACATCCGCGAGCAACTCCAGACGATGGTGACGAAGTTAAGTGAGGAAGCGGATCGGGTTTGA
- the xerD gene encoding site-specific tyrosine recombinase XerD: MKKSIRKKITPRRESASQTTAAWQESFVRYLRTECHLAENSVQAYERDMARFFQWLGKRRLQEMTVSELAGYSGWLAEQSLAPASVSRHLASLKVFFRFLQLEGVLKDNQAELLTSQKLWQRIPQVLSAGEVDDLLTAPKPFDGLWRRDRALLEMLYATGCRVSELANLRLRDLHLEERYAQCRGKGDKQRMTPLGTRAVEAIETYLREEREELAAKKAPPEPYLFLSSRGRRLSRERIWELLKRYAGRVGAPAEISPHSLRHSFATHLLAGGADLRQVQEMLGHASIATTQIYTHVDHSRLKSVHEAFHPRA; this comes from the coding sequence ATGAAGAAGTCGATCCGCAAAAAGATCACACCACGGCGAGAATCGGCCAGCCAGACGACGGCGGCTTGGCAGGAGAGCTTCGTGCGGTATCTCCGCACCGAATGCCACCTTGCGGAGAACAGTGTGCAGGCTTACGAGCGTGATATGGCTCGCTTCTTTCAGTGGCTCGGCAAGCGTCGCCTCCAGGAGATGACGGTCAGCGAACTGGCCGGCTACTCGGGCTGGTTGGCGGAACAATCGCTAGCCCCCGCGAGCGTCAGTCGCCACCTGGCCTCGCTGAAGGTTTTCTTTCGCTTCTTGCAGCTTGAAGGTGTGCTCAAGGACAACCAAGCCGAGTTGTTGACGAGCCAGAAACTGTGGCAGCGAATTCCACAAGTGCTTTCCGCTGGGGAAGTCGATGATTTGCTGACGGCTCCCAAGCCGTTTGATGGACTCTGGCGGAGGGATCGGGCATTGCTGGAAATGTTGTACGCGACCGGTTGCCGCGTATCAGAACTGGCTAATTTGAGGCTGCGGGATCTGCATTTGGAAGAACGCTACGCCCAATGCCGTGGCAAGGGTGATAAGCAGCGGATGACACCGTTGGGAACGCGGGCGGTCGAAGCGATTGAAACGTACCTTCGCGAAGAGCGTGAGGAGTTGGCTGCGAAGAAAGCACCGCCTGAACCCTATTTGTTTCTTTCCTCGCGAGGGCGACGGCTAAGTCGCGAGAGGATTTGGGAACTGCTGAAGCGCTATGCCGGGCGAGTCGGAGCGCCGGCAGAGATTAGCCCGCACTCATTGCGGCACAGTTTCGCGACGCACCTACTTGCTGGCGGGGCTGACTTAAGGCAAGTGCAAGAAATGCTGGGCCATGCGAGCATTGCGACGACGCAGATCTACACACACGTGGATCATTCGCGGTTGAAGAGTGTGCACGAAGCGTTTCATCCGCGGGCGTAG
- a CDS encoding biopolymer transporter ExbD — MRIRNTEHRDQIVLQMTPMIDIVFQLLVFFVFTFKIVLPEGDFNIRMPASAGTSAAPSETPLLKVNLLAKEDGEIGGIKLGDQSYTSFKELQDAIRLIAGDDAAGPGTNDQEVEIDFDYDLKYRYVMNAMTAITGYEKEGEQHKLIEKVRFAPLKE; from the coding sequence ATGCGAATCCGCAACACCGAACATCGCGATCAAATCGTTTTGCAGATGACTCCGATGATTGACATCGTGTTTCAGCTGCTCGTGTTCTTCGTGTTTACTTTTAAGATCGTTCTCCCCGAAGGCGACTTCAACATCCGGATGCCGGCCTCCGCGGGGACCAGTGCCGCGCCGAGTGAAACGCCACTACTGAAAGTGAATCTCCTCGCGAAAGAAGATGGAGAGATAGGTGGCATCAAACTGGGCGACCAGTCCTACACCAGTTTCAAAGAACTACAGGACGCCATCCGGCTTATCGCCGGCGACGATGCCGCTGGGCCCGGCACCAACGATCAAGAGGTGGAAATCGATTTCGACTACGACCTCAAGTATCGCTACGTGATGAACGCGATGACCGCCATCACCGGCTACGAAAAAGAAGGCGAGCAGCACAAGCTGATCGAAAAGGTCCGCTTCGCTCCGTTGAAGGAGTGA
- a CDS encoding biopolymer transporter ExbD yields MRIKSKSNSGIVEGDLTPMIDMTFQLIAFFMLVINFSDVEQDQRVTLPASELATPPVAPYEHPLTIHLTDAGDFLYAGKEHTTTDALRAQLVLESQIIQRHTSKSLADVTVIIRADEDARAGLVQEIINTCQDLKFERFALRGKQSDEPTLGKAG; encoded by the coding sequence ATGCGTATCAAATCGAAATCCAACAGCGGAATCGTCGAGGGCGATCTGACGCCGATGATCGACATGACGTTTCAGTTGATCGCCTTCTTCATGCTGGTGATCAACTTTTCCGACGTCGAGCAAGATCAACGCGTCACCCTCCCGGCAAGCGAATTGGCCACCCCGCCGGTCGCTCCCTACGAGCATCCCCTCACGATCCACCTAACCGACGCGGGAGATTTCCTCTACGCCGGCAAGGAACACACGACCACCGACGCTCTGCGGGCCCAACTTGTCTTGGAAAGCCAGATCATTCAGCGGCATACCAGCAAGAGCCTCGCCGATGTGACCGTCATCATCCGAGCCGACGAAGACGCCCGTGCGGGGCTCGTTCAAGAGATCATTAACACCTGCCAAGACTTAAAGTTCGAACGTTTCGCCCTCCGCGGCAAGCAGAGCGACGAACCAACCTTGGGCAAGGCAGGATAG
- a CDS encoding MotA/TolQ/ExbB proton channel family protein, with the protein MQLFTRSTTGGSAPSRKLASLLFILVALLVGMANSPSFAQEGEEAAPAPAAEKDVQAPNNDGEKISYLSWAAGAVGWFYGLIFLGISFILVALFVMNLISGMRSNVIPDDLVDGFEEHLNAKQYQEAYELAKADESFLGHVLSAGIAKVSSGYNESIEAMQEVGEEENMRLEHRLSYLALIGTLSPMIGLLGTVSGMITSFRLIANTATGAPDPQALAQGISTALFTTFIGLAIAIPALAIYNILRNRVSRLSLEVGIVSEGLMSRFQKTGTKA; encoded by the coding sequence ATGCAACTCTTTACTCGTTCGACCACTGGCGGCTCTGCTCCTTCACGAAAACTCGCCTCGTTACTCTTCATTTTGGTCGCACTGCTGGTCGGCATGGCCAATTCGCCAAGCTTCGCCCAGGAGGGGGAAGAAGCTGCCCCGGCACCCGCGGCAGAGAAGGACGTGCAGGCACCCAACAACGATGGAGAGAAGATTAGCTACCTAAGTTGGGCAGCAGGGGCGGTCGGCTGGTTCTACGGGCTGATCTTCTTGGGCATCTCCTTTATTCTGGTTGCTCTTTTCGTGATGAATCTCATCAGCGGAATGCGGAGCAACGTGATCCCCGACGATCTTGTCGACGGTTTTGAAGAACATCTCAACGCCAAACAGTACCAGGAGGCGTATGAACTTGCCAAAGCAGACGAGTCGTTTCTCGGTCACGTTCTCTCGGCAGGTATCGCCAAGGTTTCCAGCGGGTACAACGAATCGATCGAAGCGATGCAAGAAGTTGGCGAGGAAGAAAATATGCGACTGGAGCACCGCCTCAGCTATCTCGCCTTGATCGGCACTCTGAGCCCGATGATTGGCCTGTTAGGCACAGTCAGCGGTATGATCACCTCGTTCCGCCTGATTGCTAACACAGCCACGGGTGCCCCCGATCCACAGGCGCTCGCTCAAGGTATTTCAACGGCGTTGTTCACAACCTTCATCGGGTTGGCAATCGCAATCCCCGCTCTGGCGATCTACAACATCCTGCGCAACCGAGTTTCACGGCTTTCTCTTGAAGTCGGCATCGTCAGCGAAGGCCTCATGAGCCGCTTCCAGAAAACCGGGACCAAGGCTTAG
- a CDS encoding tetratricopeptide repeat protein — protein MRSKALSTVAVVLVITTTLAENVFAQGALDRVRRRNGVDTGKIEGTSPLGVKIVKGGVEKQVPTEEIVSVYYASEPQELSAARTAADRGKHQESLKLLSEIDEKKIRREEIRAELAFLNVAAKSQLALSGRGKLTDAQSTIKKFFAGNKSSFHTLEAIKLLGDLYLADEDFASARKEYQRIAKAPSPYFKLRSELLVGKAWQAEGDDAQAAKAFQSVVDSSETGASLEPLKLAATLELAVSKAASGDASQSVSTLQGIINEADPENDGELLGQAYNALGSAYLKAGDTQAALFSFLHVDLLYSQSAEQHAQALYELKTLWQEMGRSDRADEAAKELAERYPESRWASR, from the coding sequence ATGAGATCTAAAGCCTTATCCACAGTTGCCGTGGTCCTAGTGATCACCACGACTCTTGCTGAAAACGTGTTCGCCCAGGGTGCTCTCGATCGGGTGCGTCGCCGCAATGGCGTTGACACCGGCAAGATCGAAGGGACATCGCCGTTGGGGGTAAAAATCGTCAAGGGTGGTGTTGAGAAGCAGGTGCCGACCGAGGAAATCGTCAGCGTTTACTATGCTTCTGAGCCGCAGGAACTCTCTGCAGCACGCACTGCCGCCGACCGTGGTAAACATCAGGAGAGTCTAAAACTTCTCAGCGAGATCGACGAAAAGAAGATCCGGCGAGAAGAAATCCGTGCTGAGCTGGCATTTCTCAATGTCGCTGCAAAGTCACAGCTTGCTCTTTCAGGCCGTGGCAAATTGACCGACGCACAATCAACGATCAAGAAGTTCTTCGCCGGCAACAAGTCGAGCTTCCATACGCTCGAAGCAATTAAGTTACTCGGAGATCTTTATTTAGCAGATGAGGATTTCGCCAGCGCGAGGAAAGAGTACCAGCGGATCGCCAAGGCACCTTCGCCCTACTTCAAACTCAGGTCAGAATTGTTGGTCGGCAAAGCTTGGCAAGCCGAGGGCGATGATGCTCAGGCAGCCAAGGCGTTTCAAAGTGTCGTCGATTCTTCTGAGACTGGCGCCTCTCTGGAGCCGCTAAAACTTGCCGCGACCCTCGAACTTGCCGTTAGCAAGGCAGCCAGCGGCGACGCCAGTCAATCCGTCAGCACTTTGCAGGGGATCATCAACGAAGCCGACCCAGAGAACGACGGGGAACTATTGGGGCAAGCCTACAACGCCCTGGGCTCCGCTTATTTGAAGGCGGGCGACACCCAGGCTGCCCTATTCTCATTCCTGCATGTTGACTTACTATATTCACAGTCCGCTGAGCAACATGCTCAGGCGTTGTACGAACTCAAAACACTTTGGCAAGAAATGGGGCGATCGGATCGGGCGGACGAGGCAGCGAAAGAGCTGGCTGAGCGCTACCCCGAAAGCCGCTGGGCATCACGTTGA
- a CDS encoding sulfotransferase, translating to MSRTNGLRKELQEPRRKRVVKNPFPWYAPRFWHGMRAGTWFSYLAKNRFSISPSRVPMSLAISAFSFANSAMAAADSLLFSRQVNEVKFEQPPLFILGHWRSGTTFLHELLIRDPRHNYPTTYQCFAPHHFLLSEKLLTPWTEFLLPGRRPMDNMAAGWRRPQEDEFALENLGVPTPYASMMFPNHGEVFRDYLTLENVSETKRTAWKQELKRFFQRIALRDPRRLVVKSPAHTARVATLLELFPDAKFVHITRDPAELFVSTVQLWRSLNAVQGIHLPKDESWVEEYVLDSFERMYAAFAKDREQLSERQLVEVRYEELASNPKTELQRIYDQLELGGFAAAEEPVDAYLEQIKNYRPNRHEIDDSLRTRLRERWGWYYEEYGYGEQGQVAGELRLAR from the coding sequence ATGTCACGAACAAACGGCTTGCGTAAGGAACTCCAAGAACCACGACGGAAGCGGGTCGTGAAGAATCCGTTCCCGTGGTACGCGCCGCGCTTCTGGCATGGGATGAGGGCGGGGACTTGGTTTTCCTATTTGGCGAAGAATCGCTTTTCCATTTCGCCTAGCCGGGTACCGATGTCGTTGGCGATCTCGGCGTTTAGTTTTGCGAATTCAGCAATGGCGGCGGCAGACTCGCTGTTGTTCTCGCGTCAGGTGAACGAAGTCAAGTTCGAGCAGCCGCCATTGTTCATCCTGGGGCATTGGCGCTCGGGGACGACTTTCCTGCATGAACTGTTGATCCGCGATCCGCGGCACAATTATCCGACGACCTATCAGTGCTTCGCGCCGCATCATTTTTTGCTCTCTGAGAAACTACTGACGCCGTGGACTGAGTTTTTGCTCCCTGGTCGGCGACCGATGGACAATATGGCAGCCGGTTGGCGACGGCCTCAAGAAGATGAGTTCGCGTTAGAGAACCTAGGTGTTCCCACGCCGTACGCTTCGATGATGTTCCCCAATCACGGAGAAGTTTTTCGCGATTATCTGACGCTTGAGAACGTCTCTGAGACGAAACGAACAGCCTGGAAACAAGAACTAAAGCGTTTCTTCCAGCGAATCGCCTTGCGTGATCCGAGGCGTTTGGTCGTCAAGTCACCGGCTCACACGGCTCGCGTGGCAACTCTGCTAGAACTATTCCCGGACGCAAAGTTTGTTCACATTACCCGCGACCCGGCGGAACTTTTCGTTTCGACGGTGCAGCTCTGGCGGTCGCTGAACGCTGTGCAAGGGATCCATCTCCCCAAAGACGAATCTTGGGTGGAGGAGTATGTGCTCGATTCGTTCGAGCGGATGTACGCAGCGTTTGCAAAGGATCGAGAACAGCTTTCGGAACGACAGTTGGTTGAAGTCCGTTACGAAGAACTGGCGAGCAATCCAAAAACTGAGCTGCAACGCATCTACGATCAGCTAGAACTTGGCGGTTTCGCCGCTGCCGAGGAACCTGTGGATGCCTACTTGGAGCAGATCAAAAACTACCGCCCAAATCGGCACGAGATTGATGACTCGCTGAGAACGCGTTTGCGAGAGCGTTGGGGTTGGTACTACGAGGAGTACGGCTACGGCGAGCAGGGGCAAGTGGCCGGCGAGTTACGCCTCGCCCGGTGA
- the flhB gene encoding flagellar biosynthesis protein FlhB, whose translation MADQAGDKTQDATPHRRQQAREQGQVAFSQDLGSALILVVGSLLLMYYGRGVAEATTGMMRSQLESVGPMSVEPAHLGATAKLLGMHVGKALLPVLGLLFVAAVAASLFQVGFLFVPSRVAPDWSRISPLAGLKRILSLQGAARLGFGMFKVLIVAVTAAVVLYQSREQINVASEMAITSLAVFLCSVVLKTALWVGVALLLLALLDYAFQRWKHEQDLKMTHQEVREEMKNLQGDPQIIARRRAVQRQMAMNRVGDKVPTADVVVTNPTELAIAIQYDPLEMAAPVVVAKGAGVLAQRIRKLALENDVPVVERKPLARQLYKEVEVGHPVPDASYAAVAEVLAYVYQLKGKKMPDLPHAKAA comes from the coding sequence ATGGCTGACCAAGCAGGCGACAAGACGCAGGATGCCACCCCGCATCGCAGGCAGCAGGCTCGCGAGCAGGGGCAGGTTGCGTTCAGTCAGGATCTGGGATCGGCCCTGATTCTTGTCGTTGGTTCACTGCTGCTGATGTACTACGGACGCGGCGTTGCCGAAGCAACCACTGGGATGATGCGGAGCCAACTGGAATCGGTCGGGCCTATGTCCGTCGAGCCAGCTCACCTCGGCGCCACGGCGAAACTCCTCGGCATGCATGTCGGCAAGGCCTTGCTCCCAGTTCTGGGTCTGCTGTTCGTTGCTGCGGTTGCAGCAAGCCTGTTTCAAGTCGGCTTCCTGTTTGTGCCAAGTCGCGTCGCACCGGATTGGTCGCGCATTAGTCCGCTGGCTGGACTGAAACGTATTCTTTCGCTTCAAGGTGCTGCACGTCTCGGGTTCGGGATGTTCAAGGTGCTGATCGTCGCAGTCACCGCGGCTGTCGTCCTCTATCAGTCGCGCGAGCAAATCAACGTGGCTAGCGAGATGGCAATTACCTCACTAGCTGTGTTTCTCTGCAGCGTCGTGCTGAAGACGGCCCTATGGGTTGGCGTTGCGTTATTGTTGCTGGCGCTTCTCGACTACGCGTTCCAACGCTGGAAGCATGAGCAAGACTTGAAGATGACCCACCAGGAAGTCCGCGAGGAAATGAAAAACCTGCAGGGCGATCCGCAGATCATCGCACGCCGTCGTGCGGTGCAGCGTCAGATGGCCATGAACCGTGTTGGCGACAAGGTGCCAACCGCGGATGTCGTGGTGACCAACCCCACCGAACTGGCAATCGCTATCCAATACGATCCGCTGGAAATGGCGGCTCCAGTCGTCGTTGCCAAAGGTGCTGGAGTTCTCGCCCAACGGATTCGTAAGCTCGCTCTCGAGAACGATGTGCCCGTAGTCGAGCGAAAGCCGCTCGCGCGCCAGCTTTATAAAGAGGTAGAAGTAGGACACCCCGTGCCGGACGCCTCCTACGCCGCAGTCGCGGAAGTGCTTGCGTACGTTTACCAACTGAAGGGCAAGAAGATGCCCGACCTACCGCACGCGAAGGCGGCCTGA
- a CDS encoding flagellar biosynthetic protein FliR: MASLIESFLLNHFAAFTLVLARVGALVMTAPILGTKAAPIQFRAFLAIALTLLVTPMFGSAPTADVTNLLQFGKAVMSEALVGMLLGLGVMILLSGVQVSGQIVSQMGGTAVAESFDPTLDTNLSVYSQLFYFLTLTMFVLLDGHRLIMGALLDTYVWLPPGEATLGPSYVEALTSILGQSFLLGVRAAAPAMIALFLSTLVLGLIGRTMPQINILVIGFGINAMLTLGCLFISLGAIAWAFPQQAGAAIDVLRDAIKQALPKA; this comes from the coding sequence ATGGCGTCTTTGATCGAGTCCTTCCTGCTGAACCACTTCGCCGCGTTCACGCTTGTGCTTGCGCGTGTGGGAGCGCTCGTCATGACGGCTCCGATTCTTGGGACGAAGGCCGCACCGATTCAGTTTCGTGCGTTCCTGGCGATCGCACTCACCTTGCTAGTGACGCCGATGTTTGGCTCGGCACCAACCGCGGACGTGACGAACTTGCTGCAGTTTGGTAAAGCAGTTATGAGCGAAGCTCTGGTGGGGATGCTGCTAGGCCTCGGCGTGATGATTCTGCTGAGTGGTGTGCAAGTCAGTGGGCAGATTGTCAGCCAAATGGGTGGCACGGCAGTCGCGGAGTCCTTCGATCCGACGCTCGACACGAATCTCTCAGTCTATTCGCAGCTCTTCTACTTTCTGACGCTCACGATGTTCGTCTTGTTGGATGGCCACCGCTTAATCATGGGAGCCTTGCTCGATACGTATGTTTGGCTTCCGCCCGGTGAGGCGACGCTCGGCCCGTCATACGTCGAAGCCCTGACATCCATTTTAGGGCAGAGTTTTTTGCTTGGTGTACGCGCAGCAGCTCCTGCGATGATTGCCTTATTTCTATCAACACTCGTCCTGGGGCTGATCGGCAGAACGATGCCGCAGATCAACATCCTAGTAATTGGCTTTGGCATCAACGCAATGCTCACCCTGGGCTGCCTGTTTATCTCGCTAGGCGCAATCGCCTGGGCGTTTCCCCAGCAAGCAGGCGCAGCAATTGACGTCCTGCGTGATGCTATCAAGCAGGCTCTCCCCAAGGCGTAA
- the fliQ gene encoding flagellar biosynthesis protein FliQ, whose protein sequence is MDPQDAVDLGREALRVATLVAAPVLLAGMLVGLGIGLLQALTQIQEQTVAFVPKLLAMIVALAVALPWILTQLLDYAETLITNIPQTL, encoded by the coding sequence ATGGACCCGCAAGACGCCGTTGACCTGGGACGCGAGGCACTTCGCGTAGCAACGCTCGTGGCCGCACCAGTACTGCTTGCCGGAATGTTGGTCGGTTTGGGAATTGGTCTGCTACAAGCCCTCACGCAAATTCAGGAACAAACCGTCGCGTTCGTTCCTAAACTCTTGGCAATGATCGTGGCTTTGGCGGTTGCACTGCCTTGGATTCTGACGCAGCTACTCGACTATGCCGAAACGCTGATCACCAACATCCCTCAAACACTTTAG